The following is a genomic window from Bactrocera tryoni isolate S06 chromosome 2, CSIRO_BtryS06_freeze2, whole genome shotgun sequence.
CACTTCTTACACAGGGTAAATCTGTGGAGGCTTTAGTTAATGTGTTGCAAAATGCGCCTTTACGTTGCAAAAATCAACATGTGAAGGTATGTATACAACTTTCTATAGGAGCATACATATAGCATACGAAATAAAAAACACCTATATCATATGCAGGACAACGCCTTGAATACAACTCTACGAGTATTGCTCTCCATCAAATCATCACAAATGGATCAAGCTGTGGAAGCACTTGAACAAAACGATTTACTAGatgttttaatgaaatatatttatcgtGGCTTTGAAATTCCCTCAGAGGGCTCTAGTGGGCATCTATTGCAATGGCATGAGAAAGCATTTGCCAAAGGTGGTGTGGGCTGTATTGTGCGAGTTCTTTCTGATACAAATCgagcataaattttattaccaTTAATCAACCTAAACTTAAGTGAATGAAAAGAGCA
Proteins encoded in this region:
- the LOC120767357 gene encoding actin-related protein 2/3 complex subunit 5-C; its protein translation is MAKNTSSSAFRKIDVDQYNEDNFKEDEADAISAIVGPDENEITTLLTQGKSVEALVNVLQNAPLRCKNQHVKDNALNTTLRVLLSIKSSQMDQAVEALEQNDLLDVLMKYIYRGFEIPSEGSSGHLLQWHEKAFAKGGVGCIVRVLSDTNRA